In Bacillus toyonensis BCT-7112, a single window of DNA contains:
- a CDS encoding anti-sigma factor domain-containing protein, producing MMNKGIVMDIKKHSVVVLTPNGEFITCKRKGDSCMIGEEISFDEQEQKASHFSIPSFLKPASILVACFLFAVLFFYNQPEEKVFAYVSVDINPSLEVSVTRDFRVIDLQACNDDGRRILKELKQWENKQLQEVIRTIIKQSQEDKYLTNDKQVMLTAVAKDKALEPQLEKAMKELKKEYELKHITVEYQSSTMQVRENARKAGIGTGVYIKQENEKNKSLTPPAMPSNPVENEEEVQSQPESSPNASLDLSPVDEKKYEKQEQKEQKKTEEQPSKQIKENNGRGSQQENRGNQQENNSRESQQGNNGNQQGNNGRGSQQGNNGNGQGNNGRGSQQGNNGNGQGNNGRGSQQGNNGNGQGNNGRGSQQGNNGNEQGNNGRGSQQGDNGNEQGNNGRGSQQENNGNQQGNNGRNPQQGNNGNQQGNNGRGSQKENDGNEQGNNSRGSQQENRGHQQGNEKKNQ from the coding sequence ATGATGAATAAAGGAATTGTGATGGATATAAAAAAGCATAGCGTAGTTGTTTTAACACCAAATGGAGAGTTTATTACGTGTAAAAGAAAAGGGGATTCTTGCATGATCGGGGAGGAAATCTCATTTGATGAGCAAGAACAAAAAGCATCGCATTTTTCGATTCCTTCCTTTTTAAAGCCTGCATCAATACTTGTTGCTTGTTTTCTATTTGCAGTGTTGTTTTTCTACAACCAACCAGAAGAAAAAGTATTTGCTTACGTCTCAGTTGATATAAATCCAAGTTTAGAGGTGAGCGTAACGAGGGATTTTCGTGTTATAGATTTACAGGCTTGTAATGATGATGGAAGGCGTATTTTAAAAGAATTGAAGCAATGGGAAAATAAACAATTGCAAGAAGTAATACGTACTATTATAAAGCAAAGCCAAGAGGATAAGTATTTAACGAATGATAAGCAAGTTATGCTAACAGCTGTTGCAAAGGACAAGGCACTAGAACCACAGTTGGAAAAGGCAATGAAAGAATTAAAGAAAGAATATGAGCTAAAACATATTACAGTTGAATATCAAAGTAGCACGATGCAAGTACGAGAGAATGCTAGAAAAGCTGGAATTGGCACAGGTGTCTATATAAAGCAAGAGAATGAAAAGAACAAATCGCTTACTCCCCCTGCCATGCCGTCTAATCCGGTGGAAAATGAAGAAGAGGTGCAATCACAGCCGGAGTCATCTCCTAATGCATCACTGGATTTGTCTCCTGTAGACGAAAAAAAATATGAAAAGCAAGAGCAGAAAGAACAAAAGAAAACAGAGGAACAGCCATCGAAGCAAATAAAAGAAAACAATGGAAGAGGATCTCAGCAAGAAAATAGAGGGAATCAGCAGGAGAATAACAGTAGAGAATCTCAACAAGGAAATAATGGGAATCAGCAAGGGAACAACGGAAGAGGGTCACAACAAGGGAATAATGGAAATGGGCAAGGGAACAACGGAAGAGGATCACAACAAGGGAATAATGGAAATGGGCAAGGGAACAACGGAAGAGGATCACAACAAGGGAATAATGGAAATGGGCAAGGGAACAACGGAAGAGGATCTCAACAAGGAAATAATGGGAATGAGCAAGGGAACAACGGAAGAGGATCCCAACAAGGGGATAATGGAAATGAGCAAGGGAACAACGGAAGAGGATCTCAACAAGAGAATAATGGAAATCAGCAAGGGAACAATGGAAGAAATCCTCAACAAGGAAATAATGGGAATCAGCAAGGGAACAATGGAAGAGGATCCCAGAAAGAAAATGATGGAAACGAGCAAGGGAACAATAGTAGGGGGTCTCAACAAGAAAATAGAGGCCACCAGCAAGGGAATGAAAAGAAGAATCAATAG
- the sigI gene encoding RNA polymerase sigma factor SigI — MLSLVMKILRKPKIEDIVCNIQNNEADKEAFIVQYQPFIRKSISSVCRRYITEQDDEYSIGLFAFNEAIEQYSYTKGKSFLAFADLLIKRDVIDYIRKESKHNFVFLKEDEQEEMLEMQVSLTEYMKEMENSNRKEEILHFQSVLAEFKITFSELAKESPKHRDTREHLIEIVKIIIKEEEMMEELFRKKKLPLKHIEPRVRVSRKTLERHRKYIIAMCIIFANNYTYILDYIRGEKHDE, encoded by the coding sequence GTGTTGAGTTTAGTAATGAAGATCTTAAGAAAACCGAAAATAGAAGATATCGTATGTAACATACAAAACAACGAAGCAGATAAAGAAGCATTTATCGTACAGTATCAGCCTTTTATTAGAAAATCAATTTCATCTGTCTGCCGCCGATATATTACAGAACAGGATGATGAATATAGCATTGGATTGTTTGCGTTTAACGAAGCAATTGAACAGTATTCATATACAAAAGGAAAATCCTTTTTAGCGTTTGCTGATCTTCTTATAAAAAGAGATGTAATTGACTATATACGTAAAGAGTCTAAACATAACTTTGTCTTTTTAAAAGAAGATGAGCAAGAGGAAATGTTAGAAATGCAAGTGTCGCTTACGGAGTATATGAAAGAGATGGAAAATAGTAACCGTAAGGAGGAAATTCTTCATTTTCAAAGTGTGCTAGCTGAGTTTAAAATCACATTCTCAGAGCTTGCTAAAGAATCTCCTAAGCATCGTGATACGCGTGAGCACTTAATAGAAATTGTGAAAATTATTATAAAAGAAGAGGAAATGATGGAAGAGCTGTTCCGAAAGAAAAAGTTACCGCTTAAACATATTGAACCGCGTGTTAGGGTAAGTCGTAAAACGTTGGAACGACATAGAAAATACATTATTGCAATGTGTATTATTTTTGCAAACAACTATACATATATTCTGGATTACATAAGAGGGGAAAAGCATGATGAATAA
- a CDS encoding glycosyltransferase: MTETNEFSGVNLKKDVKFSIIIPAHNEEKYIRKCLDSIAKASEAYKEQTEVIVVLNRCTDKTEEIAKSYNCVTLKNNDKNLSKIRNAGAKIANGEIIVTIDADTIMTESMLSNVDKYLTSGKYIGGGVNGKFERISLGIFLSAMLIIIPLLFKYGAISVGIFWCYRKDFMAINGFNENMLMAEDADFAKRLKEWGKKNNKKFGTIKNGMITSCRRFDTYGDWTLLKNPKVILAYLKGNDRKYADKTYYDNQER; the protein is encoded by the coding sequence ATGACTGAGACAAACGAATTTTCAGGAGTCAATTTGAAAAAAGATGTGAAATTTTCTATTATAATTCCTGCACATAATGAAGAAAAGTACATTAGAAAATGTTTAGATTCAATTGCAAAGGCATCAGAGGCATATAAAGAGCAAACGGAAGTTATAGTTGTTTTAAATCGTTGCACAGATAAAACAGAGGAAATAGCAAAATCTTATAATTGTGTTACATTGAAAAATAACGATAAAAACTTATCTAAAATTCGAAATGCAGGGGCTAAAATAGCTAATGGAGAAATAATCGTCACTATAGACGCTGATACCATAATGACAGAGTCTATGTTGTCTAATGTAGATAAATATTTAACTTCAGGTAAATACATTGGTGGTGGGGTAAATGGGAAGTTTGAAAGAATATCTTTAGGAATATTTCTCTCCGCAATGTTAATAATAATTCCCTTACTTTTTAAGTACGGAGCTATATCTGTAGGGATTTTTTGGTGCTATAGAAAAGACTTTATGGCAATCAACGGATTTAATGAAAACATGCTTATGGCAGAAGATGCAGATTTCGCTAAACGGTTAAAAGAATGGGGAAAGAAAAATAATAAGAAATTCGGTACTATTAAAAATGGAATGATAACTTCATGCAGAAGATTTGATACATATGGAGACTGGACTTTACTTAAAAATCCAAAAGTAATTTTAGCTTATCTAAAAGGAAATGATAGAAAATACGCAGATAAGACATATTATGATAACCAAGAAAGATAA
- a CDS encoding LysE family translocator: protein MVSLSTLVAFAIVSLSMVCSPGPNMIYLISRSVTQGRMAGFISLLGIMLGFVIYIIATMFGLTVLFVAVPAVYEAVKWAGAAYLLWLAWNSIKPGATSIMEPRMISNEPPRKLFLMGLMTNLLNPKIAILYVSLLPQFEDPEKGSLLFQGAVLGLTQITVSFIVNLVIVCTASKIAKWFGTRPTWLRVQRWLMASVLTGLAVRLAFERRQ from the coding sequence ATGGTCAGCTTGAGTACCTTGGTAGCTTTTGCAATTGTTTCGCTTAGCATGGTTTGTTCACCTGGGCCTAATATGATTTACCTCATTTCCCGTTCCGTTACGCAGGGACGTATGGCGGGATTTATTTCTTTATTGGGCATCATGCTCGGATTTGTAATCTATATAATCGCAACTATGTTTGGACTTACAGTTCTATTCGTTGCTGTTCCCGCTGTATATGAAGCAGTAAAGTGGGCAGGTGCTGCTTACTTGCTCTGGCTCGCCTGGAATTCGATAAAACCGGGTGCTACATCTATTATGGAACCTCGTATGATTTCTAATGAGCCACCAAGGAAATTATTTCTGATGGGACTCATGACGAATCTTCTGAATCCAAAGATTGCTATTTTGTATGTATCACTTCTACCTCAATTTGAAGATCCAGAGAAGGGATCGTTGCTTTTTCAAGGTGCAGTTTTGGGGCTTACGCAAATCACTGTTAGCTTTATAGTTAACCTTGTAATTGTATGTACAGCAAGTAAAATTGCAAAATGGTTTGGCACACGCCCAACGTGGCTACGAGTACAGCGTTGGCTTATGGCAAGTGTTTTAACGGGGCTTGCTGTACGTCTTGCTTTTGAACGTCGACAGTAA
- a CDS encoding GyrI-like domain-containing protein yields MKNYTIEEKDSFIVLGIGTEIKSEYTDFAGINKEKEDFWSAVKEDGRLDTLKALATNEYIFSVSEAVNNKMMYYAGVMTEAQIEEESRVIQFPKGEYVVVKGEGKTAEELSNKLTGIAFGQALPEAKDFAYVGGPNTTVEMGQRNGLLFGEMWIPVVRK; encoded by the coding sequence ATGAAAAATTATACTATAGAAGAAAAAGATAGCTTTATCGTGTTAGGTATTGGAACTGAAATTAAGAGTGAATACACAGACTTTGCTGGAATAAATAAAGAAAAGGAAGACTTTTGGTCGGCTGTTAAAGAAGATGGAAGGCTGGACACTTTAAAAGCTTTAGCTACAAATGAATACATTTTTTCCGTGAGCGAAGCGGTGAATAACAAAATGATGTATTATGCGGGTGTCATGACAGAAGCACAAATAGAAGAAGAATCTAGAGTGATTCAGTTTCCTAAGGGGGAATATGTAGTAGTGAAAGGTGAAGGTAAGACGGCTGAAGAGCTAAGTAATAAGCTTACTGGCATCGCCTTCGGTCAAGCTTTACCAGAAGCAAAGGATTTTGCCTATGTTGGTGGACCGAATACAACGGTTGAGATGGGGCAGAGAAATGGCTTATTATTTGGTGAAATGTGGATTCCGGTTGTTAGGAAGTAA
- a CDS encoding helix-turn-helix transcriptional regulator, protein MKKVERINTIMRYINNRSHFTISEIIREFNISRSTAIRDIREIEAMGMPLVAEVGRTGGYFVMHNSILPVVRFTDNEVKALFIAFMATRNQQLPYLKSRQSLAEKLLGLISETQQDDLVLLNQLLLFEGTNPHNPDLLELSDLPHPMLEKLIQLLLLDNHLLITIKEEKEIKSYPIYLLHLYQEKSHWIIEGFDLKEEKKIMFPVDDLTNIEPYTTKKRLNKKKILEKLSKKDEIINLVLELGPKAIAQFKKYHPLKGSISYTNPYQSTAILKTFINVNNPDEVTEITNWLLFLGKDIKIREIPDEVLADLQKRVCLYIP, encoded by the coding sequence ATGAAAAAAGTCGAACGGATTAATACAATTATGCGGTATATCAACAACCGCTCCCACTTTACAATTTCTGAAATCATACGAGAATTTAACATCTCACGATCGACAGCTATTAGAGACATTAGAGAAATTGAAGCTATGGGGATGCCACTTGTCGCTGAAGTTGGAAGGACCGGAGGATATTTTGTTATGCATAACTCTATCCTGCCCGTTGTTCGCTTTACTGATAATGAAGTGAAAGCTCTTTTTATTGCCTTTATGGCTACGAGGAATCAACAACTTCCCTATCTAAAAAGTCGTCAGTCATTAGCAGAAAAACTACTAGGACTCATTTCAGAAACCCAGCAAGATGACCTTGTTCTTTTAAATCAACTCTTGCTGTTTGAAGGGACTAACCCTCATAATCCCGATCTACTTGAGCTTTCTGACCTCCCCCATCCTATGTTAGAAAAACTCATTCAACTCCTTCTTTTGGATAACCATTTATTGATTACCATCAAAGAAGAAAAGGAAATCAAATCTTATCCAATTTATCTACTACACCTTTATCAAGAAAAAAGCCATTGGATCATTGAAGGGTTTGACTTAAAAGAAGAAAAGAAGATAATGTTTCCTGTCGATGACCTCACCAATATCGAACCATACACGACGAAAAAAAGGCTAAATAAGAAAAAGATTTTAGAAAAACTAAGTAAGAAGGACGAAATAATCAACTTGGTACTTGAACTTGGACCAAAAGCGATTGCCCAGTTCAAAAAATACCATCCTTTAAAAGGATCAATATCTTATACAAATCCTTACCAGTCTACAGCCATTTTAAAAACTTTTATCAATGTTAACAATCCCGATGAAGTGACGGAAATAACAAATTGGCTACTTTTCCTAGGGAAGGATATTAAAATCAGGGAAATACCCGATGAAGTATTAGCAGATTTACAAAAACGAGTGTGCTTATATATTCCATAA
- a CDS encoding ABC transporter permease, whose protein sequence is MKSKTGVLLGRLMRNIMRSPDTIITVAITPIMMMLLFVYVFGGAIKTGTENYVNYLLPGILLMAIASGVAYTSVRLFTDVKSGLMARFITMPIKRSSILWAHVLTSLVANVLTIVVVILVALLMGFRSSANILDWLAVAGILGMFTLALTWLAIIPGLKAKSMEGATAYSYPLVFLPFISSAFVPTETMPKIVRAFAENQPVTSIVNAIRALLYEGTVGNDIWIALAWCVGIMVIAYFFASKAFKRQLG, encoded by the coding sequence ATGAAAAGTAAAACTGGTGTATTACTAGGTCGTTTAATGCGTAACATTATGCGCAGTCCGGATACAATTATTACGGTAGCGATTACACCGATTATGATGATGCTATTATTTGTCTACGTGTTTGGCGGCGCAATAAAAACAGGAACGGAAAATTACGTCAATTATTTATTGCCGGGAATTTTGCTAATGGCTATCGCATCCGGTGTAGCTTACACTTCCGTGCGACTATTTACGGATGTAAAGAGTGGGCTGATGGCACGTTTCATTACGATGCCTATTAAGCGCTCATCTATATTGTGGGCCCACGTTTTAACCTCTCTTGTTGCTAATGTACTTACTATCGTGGTGGTTATTCTTGTTGCACTCTTAATGGGCTTTCGTTCCAGCGCTAATATTCTAGATTGGCTTGCAGTAGCTGGGATACTAGGGATGTTTACGTTGGCGCTAACATGGCTAGCTATCATTCCAGGATTGAAAGCGAAGTCTATGGAAGGGGCGACTGCTTACTCGTACCCGCTAGTTTTTCTTCCATTTATTAGTTCGGCCTTTGTCCCTACCGAAACGATGCCAAAAATTGTTCGCGCGTTCGCTGAGAACCAGCCTGTGACTTCAATTGTGAATGCGATTCGTGCTCTATTATATGAAGGAACTGTTGGAAACGATATTTGGATTGCCCTCGCTTGGTGCGTCGGAATCATGGTTATTGCTTACTTCTTTGCTAGTAAAGCATTTAAACGTCAGTTAGGGTAA
- a CDS encoding ABC transporter ATP-binding protein gives MSNAAISIKGLKKSFKDKEVLKGVDFEVQRGEIFALLGSNGAGKTTTVNILSTLMKQDGGEVSICGFDVQRQPDHVRQSISLTGQFAALDGMLTGRENLIMIAKLRGVSNPAQVADNLLARFSLTDAANQRADQYSGGMKRRLDIAMSLIGAPAIIFLDEPTTGLDPEARIEVWDTVKELASSGTTILLTTQYLEEAEQLADRIAILHGGKIITTGTLAELKEMFPPAKVEYIEKQPTLEEIFLAIIGKKEEM, from the coding sequence ATGAGTAATGCAGCGATTTCTATAAAAGGCTTGAAAAAATCCTTTAAAGACAAGGAAGTTTTAAAAGGGGTAGATTTTGAGGTGCAGCGTGGAGAAATTTTCGCGCTGCTAGGCTCAAATGGAGCGGGAAAGACAACAACGGTCAACATCCTTTCGACGCTAATGAAGCAAGATGGCGGTGAAGTAAGCATTTGCGGATTTGATGTACAGCGTCAACCAGATCATGTTCGTCAAAGTATCAGTTTGACAGGGCAGTTCGCAGCTTTAGACGGTATGCTTACTGGGAGGGAAAACTTGATAATGATCGCCAAGTTACGTGGTGTTTCCAATCCCGCTCAAGTTGCTGACAATCTACTTGCAAGATTTAGCCTGACTGATGCGGCAAACCAAAGGGCAGATCAGTATTCAGGCGGAATGAAGCGCCGGCTTGATATCGCGATGAGTTTGATTGGAGCGCCAGCAATTATTTTTCTTGACGAACCAACGACTGGACTTGATCCTGAAGCGCGAATCGAAGTGTGGGATACAGTTAAGGAACTTGCCAGTAGCGGTACAACTATTTTGCTTACGACTCAGTACTTGGAGGAAGCAGAACAACTGGCAGACCGTATCGCTATTTTGCATGGCGGAAAAATTATTACGACAGGTACTCTTGCTGAACTAAAAGAGATGTTCCCACCGGCAAAAGTGGAGTATATCGAAAAGCAACCGACATTGGAAGAAATCTTCCTTGCGATTATCGGTAAAAAGGAGGAGATGTAA
- a CDS encoding DUF1048 domain-containing protein — protein MLEMFKKLIGDKKEYKMMMARVEALPEDYQFVFKKIQNYMWNFSAGNGMDMLHIQYELIDLFEAGAAEGRQVLDITGDDVASFADELVANAKTYVSKYREDLNESIMTKLRKK, from the coding sequence ATGTTAGAAATGTTTAAAAAGTTAATTGGTGATAAAAAAGAGTACAAAATGATGATGGCACGAGTTGAGGCTCTGCCAGAGGACTACCAATTTGTATTTAAGAAAATTCAAAACTACATGTGGAATTTCTCAGCGGGTAACGGGATGGATATGTTACACATACAGTATGAATTAATCGATTTGTTCGAAGCGGGTGCAGCGGAAGGAAGACAAGTGCTTGACATTACTGGGGATGACGTGGCATCCTTTGCTGACGAACTAGTGGCAAACGCTAAAACTTACGTCTCCAAGTATCGTGAAGATTTGAATGAAAGTATTATGACAAAATTGAGAAAAAAATAA
- a CDS encoding PadR family transcriptional regulator — protein MENLTEMLKGSLEGCVLEIISRRETYGYEITRHLNDLGFTEVVEGTVYTILVRLEKKKLVNIEKKPSDMGPPRKFYSLNEEGRQELELFWKKWDFVSSKINVLKSK, from the coding sequence ATGGAAAATTTAACTGAAATGCTGAAAGGTTCACTGGAAGGGTGTGTACTGGAAATCATTAGTCGCCGTGAAACGTATGGCTATGAGATTACCCGCCACCTGAATGATCTTGGGTTTACCGAAGTTGTGGAAGGTACGGTGTATACCATCCTCGTACGATTAGAGAAGAAAAAGCTTGTGAATATTGAAAAGAAACCATCAGATATGGGACCGCCTCGTAAGTTTTATTCATTAAATGAAGAAGGCCGCCAGGAGCTTGAATTGTTTTGGAAAAAATGGGATTTTGTATCGTCAAAAATTAACGTCTTGAAGTCAAAATAG
- the hcp gene encoding hydroxylamine reductase, with product MFCYQCEQTPTGGCKVMGVCGKNETIASLQDTIVFGLKGIAAYRTHAAQLGYTDAFVDATTQEALYMTLTNSNFNEQEHIDMAMKVGKSALRVMELLDEAHTNHFGVPEPVQITQNRVEGKAIVVTGHNLFALEELLKQTEGKDINIYTHSEMLPAHGYPQLKKYKHLKGNIGKAWYDQRRLFEKFTGAILATTNCVMPIKGSYSDRFFSYDIAGLEGIQKIENDDFTPLIQKTLELPEVHMESDEQLVTGFHHNTVLSLAPEIIDAVKEGKIKRFFVIAGCDAPGKGGEYYRELATSLPPETVILTTSCGKFRFNDVDYGVVPGTEIPRYIDLGQCNNSISTVKIAAALADAFQCEVNELPVSIVLSWFEQKAVAILLGLFSLGIQDIRIGPKAPEFISPGVLDVLQETFGLKLITNAAEDMAMMLS from the coding sequence ATGTTTTGTTATCAATGTGAACAAACGCCAACAGGCGGATGTAAAGTAATGGGTGTTTGTGGAAAGAATGAAACGATTGCTAGTTTACAAGACACGATTGTGTTTGGGCTAAAAGGAATTGCGGCTTATCGTACTCATGCTGCTCAGCTAGGGTATACGGATGCATTTGTAGATGCTACAACACAAGAAGCTTTATATATGACATTAACAAATTCTAATTTTAACGAACAAGAGCATATTGATATGGCTATGAAAGTTGGGAAATCAGCTTTACGGGTGATGGAGTTATTGGATGAGGCACATACGAATCATTTTGGTGTGCCAGAGCCTGTACAAATTACACAAAATCGTGTAGAAGGTAAAGCAATTGTAGTTACGGGTCATAATTTATTTGCATTAGAAGAACTATTAAAGCAAACAGAAGGAAAAGACATTAATATTTATACGCATTCTGAAATGCTACCAGCACACGGATACCCGCAGCTGAAAAAATATAAACATTTAAAAGGAAACATCGGTAAGGCATGGTATGATCAAAGACGCCTTTTTGAAAAATTTACTGGTGCCATATTAGCTACAACGAACTGTGTTATGCCAATTAAAGGCTCGTACTCTGATCGATTCTTTTCATATGACATTGCAGGTTTAGAGGGTATACAAAAAATTGAAAATGATGATTTTACACCATTAATTCAAAAAACGCTAGAACTTCCAGAAGTACATATGGAGTCGGATGAACAGTTAGTTACAGGGTTTCATCATAATACAGTATTATCATTAGCTCCAGAAATTATTGATGCAGTAAAAGAAGGGAAAATAAAGCGTTTCTTTGTTATCGCCGGTTGTGATGCACCGGGAAAAGGCGGAGAATATTATCGTGAATTAGCAACGTCACTTCCGCCAGAAACGGTTATTTTAACAACTTCTTGTGGGAAATTCCGCTTTAATGATGTGGATTACGGTGTTGTACCTGGCACGGAAATTCCGCGTTACATTGACTTAGGACAATGTAACAACTCCATTTCTACAGTGAAAATAGCGGCTGCTTTAGCAGATGCTTTTCAATGTGAAGTGAACGAATTGCCAGTAAGTATTGTCCTATCATGGTTTGAACAAAAAGCAGTTGCCATTTTGCTCGGGCTATTTAGTCTTGGAATTCAAGATATTCGCATCGGTCCAAAGGCTCCTGAATTTATTTCACCTGGCGTACTTGATGTATTACAAGAAACATTCGGTTTAAAACTGATTACAAATGCAGCAGAAGATATGGCTATGATGTTATCGTAA
- the bla2 gene encoding BcII family subclass B1 metallo-beta-lactamase yields MKKNTLLKLGVCVSLLGITQFISTISSVKAEQKLEQKVIKNETGTISISQLNKNVWVHTELGYFNGEAVPSNGLVLTTSKGLVLVDSSWDDKLTKELIEMVEKKFKKRVTDVIITHAHADRIGGITTLKERGIKAHSTALTAELAKKSGYEEPLGDLQTITSLKFGNTKVETFYPGKGHTEDNIVVWLPQYQILAGGCLVKSAEAKDLGNVADAYVNEWSVSIGNVLKRYKNMNSVVPGHGDVGDKGLLLHTLDLLK; encoded by the coding sequence ATGAAAAAGAATACATTATTAAAATTAGGGGTATGTGTTAGTTTACTAGGAATAACTCAATTTATTAGTACAATTTCTTCTGTGAAAGCAGAACAAAAGCTAGAGCAAAAAGTAATAAAAAATGAGACGGGAACTATTTCAATATCTCAGTTAAACAAAAATGTATGGGTTCATACGGAGTTAGGTTATTTTAATGGAGAAGCGGTTCCTTCGAACGGTCTAGTTCTTACTACTTCTAAAGGATTAGTACTTGTTGATTCTTCTTGGGATGACAAATTAACGAAGGAATTGATCGAGATGGTAGAAAAGAAATTTAAGAAGCGGGTAACGGATGTCATTATTACACATGCGCACGCTGATCGAATTGGCGGAATAACAACGTTGAAAGAAAGAGGCATTAAAGCACATAGTACAGCATTAACTGCGGAACTAGCAAAGAAAAGTGGATATGAAGAGCCACTTGGAGATTTACAAACAATTACGAGTTTGAAGTTTGGCAATACAAAAGTAGAAACGTTCTATCCAGGGAAAGGACATACAGAAGATAATATTGTTGTTTGGTTGCCACAATATCAAATTTTAGCTGGAGGCTGTTTAGTAAAATCTGCGGAAGCAAAAGATTTAGGAAATGTGGCGGATGCGTACGTAAATGAATGGTCTGTATCGATTGGAAATGTATTGAAACGATATAAAAATATGAATTCTGTCGTACCTGGTCATGGTGATGTAGGGGACAAAGGGTTACTTTTACATACATTGGATTTACTAAAATAA